A single window of Nicotiana sylvestris chromosome 5, ASM39365v2, whole genome shotgun sequence DNA harbors:
- the LOC138868869 gene encoding uncharacterized protein, with translation MPLNNILEVEIFDVWGINFMGPFPSSRGSRYILPAVDYMSKWVEAIALPTNDAMVIAAFVKKNIFSRFETPRALINDEEKTVSVNRKDWAAKLDDALWAYRTTYKTLIGESPYKLIFGKACHLPVKLEHKAYWAIKKLNMDLEATSEKRLLQLNELDEFRLHSYENVKLYKEKTKRWHDKRIKPCHFEPGQQVLLFNSRLKLFPGKLKSRWSSPFEVVRVTFYGAVEPHALNGERNFLVNGHRVKHYWGGIIDREKTKIVLADE, from the exons ATGCCTTTGAATAACATCCTGGAGGTTGagatttttgatgtgtgggggatAAATTTTATGGGACCATTCCCATCGTCCAGAGGAAGCAGATACATTTTGCCAGCAGTTGACTACATGTCAAAATGGGTAGAGGCGATTGCATTACCAACAAATGATGCCATGGTGATAGCTGCGTTTGTGAAGAAAAACATATTTTCGAGGTTTGAGACTCCACGTGCTTTGATAAATGATGAAG aGAAGACGGTGAGTGTGAATAGGAAGGATTGGGCTGCAAAGTTAGATGATGCCTTGTGGGCATATAGAACTACATACAAAACACTAATTGGGGAATCGCCTTATAAGCTTATTTTTGGAAAGGCATGTCACTTGCCTGTTAAACTTGAACACAAAGCATACTGGGCCATTAAAAAGTTGAATATGGACCTTGAAGCCACAAGTGAGAAAAGACTCTTACAATTGAATGAATTGGATGAATTCAGGTTGCACTCTTATGAAAATGTTAAGCTATATAAAGAGAAGACTAAAAGATGGCATGACAAGCGTATCAAGCCATGTCACTTCGAGCCAGGACAACAGGTATTATTGTTCAATTCTAGGCTCAAGTTGTTTCCTGGGAAGTTAAAGTCGAGATGGTCAAGCCCTTTTGAGGTGGTAAGAGTCACTTTTTATGGTGCTGTTGAGCCACACGCGTTAAATGGTGAAAGAAATTTTTTAGTGAATGGACACAGGGTAAAGCACTATTGGGGAGGAATAATTGATCGTGAGAAGACCAAAATTGTACTCGCTGATGAGTAA
- the LOC138868868 gene encoding uncharacterized protein: MRKVRSQDRLLGFNPELERTFHMRLREARDTNNIQALVQFLVNMAEKHMTVQEVAMPSIANVTSSIVKPRITGHFELKQSMIHLLHANGQFMGLPHEDPQQHILNFLEISDTYITNGVTRDYVRLTIFPFSLLGEAKRWLKAEPTNTITSWNDLARKFLAKFFPSGKTAKIRSEIVAFKHKAGESLYSTWERFKGLLRDYPYLNQTNEVLAYTFIEGLHHETKIVVDAAAGGQVLEKRFDEIYALLNKFFKSNPDWQGKMGRHTVQKFAGNANRGYTNQYGNTYNLNWRNHPNFSWDGNQGAQNQYRPQAPQQQYRPPQAEQQANSTSHLEETMKKLMVDQQAQATAMRNLERQVGQLASAQNTRLVGALPSDTEANPKASINVVSLRNVRQLEKVQSKKRKRVTFNKRPDTIESKSKKSKELEKPAEEAVAEKPPPLVVRPLPPFPQDCRK, from the exons ATGCGCAAGGTCAGAAGCCAGGACCGACTTCTAGGCTTTAACCCTGAACTTGAGAGAACATTTCATATGAGGTTGAGGGAAGCAAGGGACACGAATAATATTCAGGCACTAGTTCAATTTCTTGTGAACATGGCAGAGAAACATATGACTGTTCAGGAGGTGGCAATGCCCAGTATTGCTAATGTCACCTCCAGCATTGTGAAGCCCAGGATCACTGGGCACTTTGAGCTGAAACAGAGCATGATCCATCTACTTCATGCGAATGGGCAGTTTATGGGTCTTCCACACGAGGATCCACAACAACATATCCTGAACTTCTTGGAAATTAGTGATACTTATATCACAAACGGGGTCACTCGAGACTATGTAAGGCTCACAATTTTTCCATTCTCTCTGTTGGGCGAAGCAAAGCGATGGCTAAAGGCAGAACCAACTAATACTATTACATCATGGAATGATCTGGCAAGGAAATTTCTGGCAAAGTTCTTCCCTTCAGGCAAAACTGCAAAGATCAGAAGTGAGATAGTCGCCTTCAAACATAAGGCAGGGGAGTCTCTATACTCAACTTGGGAGAGGTTCAAGGGGCTACTCAGAGATTATCCTTATCTCAATCAGACAAACGAAGTGTTAGCTTACACTTTCATAGAAGGGCTCCATCATGAAACAAAAATTGTGGTAGATGCTGCAGCTGGAGGTCAAGTGTTGGAGAAAAGATTTGATGAGATATATGCATTATTGAACAAATTCTTCAAAAGCAATCCGGATTGGCAAGGAAAAATGGGCAGACACACGGTGCAAAAATTTGCAG GTAATGCAAATAGGGGCTACACAAaccaatatgggaacacttacaatctCAACTGGAGGAACCACCCAAACTTCTCTTGGGATGGAAATCAAGGTGCTCAAAATCAATACCGACCACAAGCACCTCAACAACAATATAGACCACCTCAGGCTGAACAACAAGCAAACTCAACAAGTCACCTTGAGGAAACGATGAAGAAATTAATGGTTGATCAGCAAGCCCAAGCCACAGCAATGAGAAATTTGGAGCGCCAAGTAGGACAACTTGCTAGTGCCCAAAATACTAGACTAGTTGGAGCTCTTCCAAGTGACACTGAAGCTAATCCTAAGGCATCCATTAATGTTGTGTCATTGAGGAATGTGAGACAATTAGAAAAAGTCCAATCGAAAAAGAGAAAACGTGTGACTTTTAATAAGAGGCCAGACACTAtagaatcaaaatcaaaaaaatcaaagGAGTTAGAGAAGCCAGCTGAAGAAGCAGTGGCTGAGAAACCCCCACCATTGGTTGTGAGGCCACTACCTCCGTTCCCTCAAGATTGCAGAAAGTGA